The Limibacillus sp. genome contains the following window.
GAGGCCGGCAACATCATCATTCGTCAGCGTGGCACCAAGTATCATCCCGGCGCCAACGTCGGCATGGGCCGCGACCACACCATCTTCGCGCTGGAAGACGGCAAGGTCAGCTTCCACAAGACGCGCAGCAAGACCACGGTTTCGGTAGAGCCGCAGGCCTAAAGCGGACCCGGCCGCACGCGGTTGAGGTCGGGGGGGAACGGCGTAGCGTCGTTCCCCCCTTTTTCGTTTCTGAACGGCAGTCAGAAGAAATCGCCATGAAGTTCCTCGACGAGGCCAAAATCTTCGTGAAGTCGGGCGACGGCGGCAACGGTTGCGTCGCCTTCCGGCGTGAGAAGTACGTGGAGTACGGTGGCCCCAACGGCGGCGACGGCGGGCGCGGCGCGGATGTGGTGATCGAAGCCGTCGAGGACCTCAACACCCTGATCGACTTCCGCTACCGCCAGCATTTCAAGGCCCCGCGCGGCGGCAACGGCATGGGCAAGGATATGACCGGCGCCGCCGGCGAGACGCTGGTGGTCAAGGTGCCCGTCGGCACCCAGGTCCTGGACGAGCACAAGGAGTTCCTGATCGCCGACCTGACCGAGCCCGGCCAGCGCTTCCTGCTCTGCAAGGGCGGCGACGGCGGCTTCGGCAACGCCCACTTCAAGACTTCGACCAACCGCGCGCCGCGCCGCGCCGATCCCGGCTACCCCGGTGAGGAGCGCTGGGTCTGGCTGCGCCTGAAGCTGATCGCCGACGCCGGGCTGGTCGGGCTGCCCAATGCGGGCAAATCCACCTTCTTGGCCGCGACCAGCGCCGCCAAGCCCAAGATCGCCGATTACCCCTTCACCACGCTCCACCCCAACCTCGGCGTGGTGCAGCTGGACGAACATCGCTTCGTGCTGGCCGACATTCCCGGCCTGATCGAGGGCGCATCGGAAGGTCAGGGCCTGGGCGACCGCTTCCTGGGACATGTCGAGCGCTGCCCCGTGCTGCTGCACCTGGTCGATGGAACCGCCTCGCCCGAGGCCATCGCCGATGCCTACGAAACGGTGCGCGGAGAGCTGGAAGCCTATGACGAGGAGCTGGCCGCCAAGCCCGAGATTCTGGCGCTGAACAAGATCGACGCCCTGGACGAGGAAGAGCGGGCCGAGCGCGCGGCGGCCCTGAAGCAGGCGGCGGGCGGCGCGGAAGTCCTGCTCTGCTCCGGGGCGAGCGGCGAGGGCGTGCGCCCCCTCCTGTTCAAGATCTTCTCCTACGTCGACAAGGCCCGCCGCGCCGAGAAGGAAGAGCGGGAAGATACCGGTGAAAGCGAGGAGGGTTGGCGGCCATGACCGAGGCCGCGACCCCTTCCCTGAAAGACTCCAAGCGGCTGGTCGTCAAGATCGGCTCCGCCCTGCTGGTGGACGACAAGAGCGGCGCGATCCGTCAGGACTGGCTGCAGGCGCTCGCCGAGGACGTCGCCGCCCTGCGCGCGGAGAACATCGAAGTCATGCTGGTCTCGTCAGGGGCCATCGCGGCGGGACGCCGTCATCTGGGCCTGGTGGACCGGCAGCCGCGGCTTGAGGAAAAGCAGGCCGCCGCCGCGACCGGGCAGATTCGCCTGGCCCACGCCTATCAGGCGGCGCTGGCCCGGCACGACATCACCGTGGCGCAGATCCTGCTGACGCTCTCCGACACGGAGGAGCGGCGGCGCCACCTGAACGCCCGCTCGACCCTCGACACGCTCTTGAAGCTGAAGGCCGTGCCGGTCATCAACGAGAACGACACGGTCGCGACCAGCGAGATCCGCGTCGGCGACAACGACCGTCTGGCCGCCCGCGTGGCCGCCATGATGAACGCCGACACGCTGGTGCTGCTCTCGGACATCGACGGGCTCTACGAGGCCGATCCGCGCAGCGATCCCGGGGCCAAGCGCCTGGCGGTCGTGCCTGCCATCACGCCTGAGATCGAAGCCATGGCGGGCGCGGCTGCGACCGGCTACTCCTCCGGCGGCATGGTCACCAAACTGGCCGCGGGCAAGATCGCCACGGCCAGCGGCTGCCGCATGGTGATCGCCGACGGGCGGGCGCCGCACCCGCTCCGGCGATTGCTGGAAGGAGCGCCCTGCACCTGGTTCCTCTCGGCGCTGGAGCCGCTGACGGCCCGCAAGCGCTGGATCGCGGGCAGCCTGAAGCCCAGCGGCAAGCTGATCGTGGATGCGGGCGCCGCCCGGGCGCTTTCCAGCGGCAAGTCGTTGCTGCCCGCGGGCGTGACCGGGGTCGAAGGCCAGTTCGAGCGGGGCGACGCCGTCACGGTGGTCGGCGGCGACGGCCTGGAGCTGGCGCGCGGCCTGGTCGCCTATTCCGCCGACGACGCCCGGCGCATCATCGGCCACAAGAGCCGTGAAATCGAAACCATCCTCGGCTACCGTGGCCGCGAGGTTCTGATCCACCGCGACGATCTGGTGGTGAGCGGAAAGGACTCCTGATCGCCATGACCACAGCAGAAGCCGCCCTCGACAAGAACGCCATTCAGGCCGAGATGCGGGCCATGGGCCGCGCCGCGCGCGAGGCCGCCGCGCTGCTCGCGCGCAGCGACGCCGCCACCCGCGATGCCGCCCTGATCGCCGCCGCCAAGGCGCTGCGCGCCTCTCAAGAGGAGATTTTGGCCGCCAACGCCAAGGACATGGAGGAGGCGAAGGCCAAGGGCCTGTCCGAAGCACTCCTGGACCGGCTTCTGCTGAACCCGGAGCGGGTCGAGGCCATGGCGGCGGGGCTTGAGGCCATCGCCGAACAGGAAGACCCGCTCGGCCGTGTGATCGAGCTGCGCGAGCGCCCGAACGGCCTCAAGATCGAGAAGGTCACGGTGCCCCTGGGCGTGATCGGCATCATCTACGAAAGCCGCCCCAACGTGACGGCCGACGCCGGCGCGCTCTGCATCAAGTCCGGCAACGCGGCGATCCTGCGCGGCGGGTCGGAGTCCTACCACTCCAGCGGTGCGATCCTGAGTTGCCTCAAGAAGGGCCTGGCCGAAGCCGGACTGCCCGAAAGCAGCATCCAGCGGCCCGGCACGACGGACCGCGAGGCGGTCGGCATGATGCTGACCATGAACGACTGCATCGACGTGATCATTCCGCGAGGCGGCAAGGGCCTCACCGGTCGGGTGATGAACGAGTCCAAGGTGCCGGTGCTGGCGCACCTGGACGGCAACTGCCACACCTACGTCCACGCCGCCGCCGACCCCGAGATGGCCAAGGCGATCGTCCACAACGCCAAGCTCCGCCGCACGGGAATCTGCGGGGCGACCGAGACGCTCCTGCTCGACGAGGCGCTGGCCGACAGCCAACTGGTTCCGATCCTTGAAGACCTTTCCGCCGCTGGTTGCGAGATTCGCGGCGACGCGGGCGTGCGCGCGCGCTTCCCCGCCGCCAAACCCGCGAGCGAGGAGGATTGGGATACCGAGTACCTGGCCCCGATCATCGCTGTGCGTCTGGTCCCCGGCCTGGAAGAGGCGGTCGCCCACATCAACCGCCACGGCTCGCACCACACAGAGGCGATCGTCACCGAGGACAAGGCGGCCGCCGAGCGCTTCATGGCGGAAGTGGACGCCGGGATCGTGCTGCACAACGCCTCGACCCAGTACGCCGACGGCGGCGAGTTCGGCATGGGCGCGGAGATCGGCATCTCCACCGGCAAGCTGCACGCGCGCGGCCCCGTCGGCGCCCAGCAGTTGACCTCCACCAAGTACCGCGTTCGCGGCAGCGGCCAGGTCCGGCCCTGAGACGCAGAACGCGGGAAGCCCTTTTCATGGCCTGGCCTCCCATCCTTCGCCGCGAGCTTGCGGGCGCCCTCGGCGGCAGGCTGCCGCCGCCGGGCGCGCGCATCGGTCTTCTCGGCGGCTCCTTCAATCCGGCGCACGAAGCGCATCTTCAGATCAGCCGCACGGCGCTCACGCGCCTGGACCTGGACGAGGTCTGGTGGCTGGTCAGCCCGCAGAATCCCTTGAAGCCGAAGCAAGGCATGGCGGAGAAGGCGCAGCGCATCGCGGCCGCGCGCGAGCTGGTGCGCGACTCCCGAATCCGCGTTACCGGGGTCGAGTCCCTGCTCGGGACGCACTTCAGCGCAGAGAGTATCGAGCGGCTGCAAACACAGTTGCCGGGGGTGCGCTTCGTCTGGCTCATGGGCGCGGACAACCTGTTGCAGATAAACCGCTGGCAGAGTTGGACGCAAATCTTTAACCGACTGCCCGTTGCGGTTTTCGACCGTCCTCCCTATTCTGTAAGGGCGTTGTCGTCGAAGGCGGCACGGCGGTTTTCCGCCTCAAGACTGGCCGAGCGGAATGCTTCGGCACTGGCGAACGCCGCCCCTCCGG
Protein-coding sequences here:
- the rpmA gene encoding 50S ribosomal protein L27, which codes for MAHKKAGGSSRNGRDSEGRRLGVKKFGGEAVEAGNIIIRQRGTKYHPGANVGMGRDHTIFALEDGKVSFHKTRSKTTVSVEPQA
- the obgE gene encoding GTPase ObgE translates to MKFLDEAKIFVKSGDGGNGCVAFRREKYVEYGGPNGGDGGRGADVVIEAVEDLNTLIDFRYRQHFKAPRGGNGMGKDMTGAAGETLVVKVPVGTQVLDEHKEFLIADLTEPGQRFLLCKGGDGGFGNAHFKTSTNRAPRRADPGYPGEERWVWLRLKLIADAGLVGLPNAGKSTFLAATSAAKPKIADYPFTTLHPNLGVVQLDEHRFVLADIPGLIEGASEGQGLGDRFLGHVERCPVLLHLVDGTASPEAIADAYETVRGELEAYDEELAAKPEILALNKIDALDEEERAERAAALKQAAGGAEVLLCSGASGEGVRPLLFKIFSYVDKARRAEKEEREDTGESEEGWRP
- the proB gene encoding glutamate 5-kinase; the encoded protein is MTEAATPSLKDSKRLVVKIGSALLVDDKSGAIRQDWLQALAEDVAALRAENIEVMLVSSGAIAAGRRHLGLVDRQPRLEEKQAAAATGQIRLAHAYQAALARHDITVAQILLTLSDTEERRRHLNARSTLDTLLKLKAVPVINENDTVATSEIRVGDNDRLAARVAAMMNADTLVLLSDIDGLYEADPRSDPGAKRLAVVPAITPEIEAMAGAAATGYSSGGMVTKLAAGKIATASGCRMVIADGRAPHPLRRLLEGAPCTWFLSALEPLTARKRWIAGSLKPSGKLIVDAGAARALSSGKSLLPAGVTGVEGQFERGDAVTVVGGDGLELARGLVAYSADDARRIIGHKSREIETILGYRGREVLIHRDDLVVSGKDS
- a CDS encoding glutamate-5-semialdehyde dehydrogenase translates to MTTAEAALDKNAIQAEMRAMGRAAREAAALLARSDAATRDAALIAAAKALRASQEEILAANAKDMEEAKAKGLSEALLDRLLLNPERVEAMAAGLEAIAEQEDPLGRVIELRERPNGLKIEKVTVPLGVIGIIYESRPNVTADAGALCIKSGNAAILRGGSESYHSSGAILSCLKKGLAEAGLPESSIQRPGTTDREAVGMMLTMNDCIDVIIPRGGKGLTGRVMNESKVPVLAHLDGNCHTYVHAAADPEMAKAIVHNAKLRRTGICGATETLLLDEALADSQLVPILEDLSAAGCEIRGDAGVRARFPAAKPASEEDWDTEYLAPIIAVRLVPGLEEAVAHINRHGSHHTEAIVTEDKAAAERFMAEVDAGIVLHNASTQYADGGEFGMGAEIGISTGKLHARGPVGAQQLTSTKYRVRGSGQVRP
- a CDS encoding nicotinate-nucleotide adenylyltransferase; protein product: MAWPPILRRELAGALGGRLPPPGARIGLLGGSFNPAHEAHLQISRTALTRLDLDEVWWLVSPQNPLKPKQGMAEKAQRIAAARELVRDSRIRVTGVESLLGTHFSAESIERLQTQLPGVRFVWLMGADNLLQINRWQSWTQIFNRLPVAVFDRPPYSVRALSSKAARRFSASRLAERNASALANAAPPAWVFIHGRKNPLSATGIRAVRPDWSGHRN